The Akkermansia muciniphila genome contains a region encoding:
- a CDS encoding nucleoside monophosphate kinase, whose product MKELKHFILVGPPASGKGTQGRFLADTFNLNSLSTGSLLRREVESCTELGRKALGYMDKAMLVPDEIVNDMVRGWLSEMDNDAWLLDGYPRTVAQAEALDHFLTQRGTSVDVVVWMDVSRELIEERIMHRRECSTCGYVVQTSEEECSKCGGKMVSRKDDNLEAFARRWKDFEAMTLPVAKYYEARGLVVKMTVTEEREPAEVSRELARKLEEYRQ is encoded by the coding sequence ATGAAGGAACTCAAGCATTTCATCCTGGTTGGGCCTCCCGCATCCGGCAAAGGAACCCAGGGGCGCTTTCTGGCTGATACTTTCAACCTGAACTCCCTGAGCACCGGTTCCCTGCTGCGGCGGGAAGTGGAGTCCTGCACGGAGCTGGGCCGCAAGGCCCTGGGCTATATGGACAAGGCCATGCTGGTTCCGGACGAAATCGTCAACGACATGGTGCGCGGCTGGCTCTCGGAAATGGACAATGACGCGTGGCTGCTGGACGGTTACCCCCGCACGGTGGCGCAGGCGGAAGCCCTGGACCACTTCCTGACCCAGCGCGGAACGTCCGTGGACGTGGTCGTCTGGATGGACGTATCCAGGGAACTCATTGAAGAACGCATCATGCACCGCCGGGAATGCTCCACGTGCGGGTATGTGGTGCAGACGTCGGAGGAGGAATGCTCCAAATGCGGCGGCAAAATGGTCTCCCGCAAGGATGACAACCTGGAAGCCTTCGCGCGCCGCTGGAAAGACTTTGAAGCCATGACGCTGCCCGTAGCCAAGTACTACGAAGCCCGCGGCCTGGTGGTCAAAATGACCGTGACCGAGGAACGGGAACCCGCGGAAGTTTCCCGGGAACTGGCCCGCAAGCTGGAAGAATACCGGCAATAG
- the map gene encoding type I methionyl aminopeptidase, giving the protein MAERIHIKSPGEVAKMQKAGAVTAEILMEIGAEVQAGRTTREIDDIAREIFKKHKVGNSFYQYRGFPGQLCISINEEVVHGSGGPRRIQNGDIVSLDVGAIVDGWHGDNAMTVPVGMVDPEKLRLLAVTEESLFRAIELVRPGALLADVCAAVEGFVRPRGYTVVRDFVGHGIGRHLHEEPQIPNYRPHYKLPRLKKGMALAIEPMVNAGRPSVKILDDGWTVITADGKPSAHFEHTVIVTDGEPLITTARPRIALPEQLGIAPL; this is encoded by the coding sequence ATGGCAGAACGAATCCACATCAAGTCTCCCGGTGAAGTTGCCAAGATGCAGAAGGCCGGTGCTGTAACGGCGGAAATCTTGATGGAAATCGGAGCCGAGGTTCAGGCGGGCCGCACCACGCGGGAAATAGACGACATCGCGCGTGAAATTTTCAAAAAGCACAAGGTAGGCAACTCCTTCTACCAGTACCGCGGGTTTCCCGGCCAGCTCTGCATTTCCATCAATGAGGAAGTGGTGCACGGCAGCGGCGGCCCCCGCCGCATCCAGAACGGGGACATCGTGAGCCTGGACGTGGGCGCCATTGTGGACGGCTGGCATGGGGACAACGCCATGACCGTGCCGGTGGGCATGGTAGACCCGGAAAAGCTGCGGCTACTGGCCGTGACGGAGGAGTCCCTGTTCCGCGCCATTGAACTGGTGAGGCCCGGGGCCCTGCTGGCGGATGTTTGCGCGGCAGTGGAAGGCTTTGTGCGCCCCCGCGGGTATACCGTGGTCAGGGACTTCGTAGGGCACGGCATAGGCCGCCATCTGCATGAAGAACCCCAGATTCCCAACTACCGCCCCCATTACAAGCTTCCGCGCCTGAAAAAAGGCATGGCGCTGGCTATTGAACCCATGGTGAATGCCGGCAGGCCGTCCGTTAAAATCCTGGATGACGGCTGGACGGTCATCACGGCGGACGGCAAGCCCTCCGCCCACTTTGAACACACGGTCATCGTAACGGACGGGGAACCGCTGATTACGACGGCGCGTCCGCGCATCGCTCTGCCGGAGCAGCTCGGAATTGCTCCTTTATAA
- a CDS encoding acyltransferase, whose product MTPPDAHVPDPVILEKTATHRMVWVDVARVVACMLIIANHMAFYSAELYRWIWAEFLAARTPFFLLVAGYFVGRGAFGPLDGGSLFLWKRSWFLFRPYLVWGLAAAVLIGWSPLHEYYASYQPMYAWLKGEPGSGFWPALAAFGRALGIAGHPVDAPMWFLRDIIIYTAVAPLLHRLGNYLLWVGIIMLSLNYFALDLADHDFPIANSLGFFLLGMYVSRYPLPFLTESVRRYAVPFLLATLALTWWLVGHREQHNSMLIALGMLGLMSLAILFTEWFPRAAKWVAGLAPACFFIFGTHYIVIILLRESGWITWRGEAWDVLWLCLVPVIFAVLAGLFFCMKRFAPRLVPLLGAYGK is encoded by the coding sequence ATGACGCCGCCGGACGCCCATGTTCCCGATCCCGTGATCCTGGAGAAAACGGCCACTCACCGGATGGTATGGGTGGATGTGGCTCGCGTGGTGGCGTGCATGCTGATTATTGCCAATCACATGGCTTTCTATTCGGCGGAGCTGTACCGGTGGATATGGGCGGAATTCCTGGCCGCGCGCACCCCCTTCTTCCTGCTGGTAGCGGGTTACTTTGTAGGGCGGGGCGCATTCGGGCCGCTGGATGGCGGCAGCCTCTTCCTGTGGAAGCGCAGCTGGTTCCTGTTCCGTCCGTACCTGGTATGGGGGCTGGCGGCGGCCGTCCTGATCGGCTGGTCCCCCCTGCATGAATACTACGCGTCCTACCAGCCCATGTATGCGTGGCTGAAGGGAGAGCCGGGCAGCGGCTTCTGGCCCGCCCTGGCGGCGTTCGGCCGCGCTCTGGGCATTGCCGGGCATCCGGTGGACGCCCCCATGTGGTTCCTGCGGGACATCATCATTTATACCGCCGTGGCTCCCCTCCTGCACCGGTTGGGGAACTACCTGCTCTGGGTGGGTATCATCATGCTCTCCCTGAACTACTTTGCCCTGGATTTGGCGGACCATGACTTCCCCATTGCCAACAGCCTGGGCTTTTTCCTGCTGGGGATGTACGTATCCCGTTATCCTCTTCCGTTCCTGACGGAATCCGTACGCCGGTATGCGGTGCCGTTCCTGCTGGCCACGCTCGCGCTCACCTGGTGGCTGGTGGGCCACCGGGAGCAGCATAACTCCATGCTCATTGCGCTGGGGATGCTGGGGCTGATGTCCCTGGCCATCCTGTTCACGGAATGGTTTCCGCGCGCGGCCAAATGGGTGGCGGGGCTGGCTCCGGCGTGCTTCTTCATCTTCGGCACGCATTACATTGTCATTATCCTGCTGCGTGAAAGCGGGTGGATTACTTGGAGGGGGGAGGCCTGGGACGTTCTCTGGCTCTGCCTGGTGCCTGTCATCTTTGCCGTGCTGGCGGGGCTCTTCTTCTGCATGAAAAGGTTTGCCCCGCGCCTGGTCCCCCTGCTGGGAGCTTACGGAAAATAG
- a CDS encoding HD domain-containing protein: MAMIQGEQAQDSELTTQAVIYLGPSSMSLLVAEVVQDRIRMLDFLQQPVPMARDIFRFHRISRHTMDRCVQIIGDYLEILKEYGTGSKLSVRLMISNIISEADNVDVFVNRMHVAHGLRGRRIDDGKMTRLIYVKVQETLAQYPGFNKKKVLVVHTGPGNTRVLLFQKGRIVRYSCYRLGTHRTGEAVGEIEYGDDVTELSLLREHMRGQVDQICLDYGGVKGLAGLIVIGQEMQQLRGRLDPTPEGKVACSALVAEAERMSRTTLEQRMNVYGADFAGVDSLLPAVLMTEMIARSLHLNDVIIPGSGYDEEFSSSLIQAEQHPGDLEAEVLHFAGILADRYKADKGHREHVALLCMEMFDQLQDLHRLSEHDRLLLEVASILHEVGSFISQQDHQLHSQYIILNSEIFGLSRDDVETIALLARYHRHEVPANSDPMYGELELTDRMRVAKMAAILRVADALERGHAQRVNGVRAHIRGRTLELELQGVRETAVEDLALRLKGDLFADIFGYDVVLVSQR; encoded by the coding sequence ATGGCGATGATTCAAGGTGAACAGGCTCAGGATTCGGAATTAACAACGCAGGCAGTGATCTACCTGGGGCCGAGCTCCATGAGCCTGCTGGTGGCTGAGGTGGTTCAGGACAGGATCCGCATGCTGGACTTCCTCCAGCAGCCCGTACCCATGGCGCGGGACATCTTCCGGTTCCACCGCATCTCGCGGCACACCATGGACCGCTGCGTGCAGATCATCGGGGACTATCTGGAAATCCTCAAGGAATACGGAACCGGCAGCAAGCTCTCCGTCCGCCTCATGATCTCCAACATCATTTCCGAGGCGGATAATGTGGACGTCTTCGTCAACCGCATGCACGTGGCCCACGGCTTGCGCGGGCGCCGCATTGACGACGGCAAGATGACGCGCCTCATTTACGTGAAGGTGCAGGAAACGCTGGCGCAGTACCCCGGCTTCAACAAGAAAAAAGTGCTCGTGGTTCACACGGGGCCGGGCAATACCCGCGTGCTCCTGTTCCAGAAGGGGCGCATTGTGCGCTATTCCTGCTACCGGCTGGGGACGCACCGCACGGGTGAAGCCGTGGGGGAAATTGAATATGGGGATGATGTGACGGAACTCTCCCTGTTGCGGGAGCACATGCGCGGGCAGGTGGACCAGATCTGCCTGGATTACGGCGGCGTCAAGGGACTGGCGGGCCTGATCGTCATCGGCCAGGAAATGCAGCAGCTGCGCGGCCGCCTGGACCCCACGCCGGAAGGCAAGGTGGCGTGTTCCGCCCTGGTGGCGGAAGCGGAAAGGATGTCCCGCACCACCCTGGAACAGCGCATGAACGTTTACGGGGCGGACTTTGCCGGGGTGGATTCCCTGCTGCCCGCCGTGCTGATGACGGAAATGATTGCCCGCAGCCTGCACCTGAATGACGTGATCATTCCCGGGAGCGGCTATGACGAGGAATTCTCAAGCAGCCTGATCCAGGCGGAACAGCACCCGGGGGACCTGGAGGCGGAAGTGCTCCACTTTGCCGGCATCCTGGCGGACAGGTACAAGGCGGACAAGGGCCACCGCGAACATGTGGCTCTTCTGTGCATGGAAATGTTTGACCAGCTCCAGGACCTGCACCGCCTTTCCGAGCATGACCGGCTGTTGCTGGAGGTGGCCTCCATCCTGCATGAGGTGGGGTCATTCATCAGCCAGCAGGACCACCAGCTCCATTCCCAGTACATCATCCTGAACAGTGAAATCTTCGGCCTCTCCCGGGACGACGTGGAAACCATCGCCCTGCTGGCCCGCTACCACCGGCATGAAGTGCCCGCCAATTCCGATCCCATGTACGGGGAGCTGGAGCTGACGGACCGCATGCGCGTGGCCAAGATGGCCGCCATCCTGCGCGTGGCGGACGCCCTGGAACGCGGCCATGCCCAGCGCGTGAACGGAGTCAGGGCGCATATCCGCGGACGGACGCTGGAGCTGGAGCTCCAGGGCGTGCGGGAAACCGCCGTGGAAGACCTGGCCCTGAGGCTGAAGGGTGACCTTTTTGCGGACATCTTCGGTTATGACGTCGTGCTGGTGTCCCAGCGGTAG
- the ppk1 gene encoding polyphosphate kinase 1, with the protein MSNEYINRELSWLEFNQRVLDQAVRTDLPLLERLKFLAITASNLDEFFMVRVGGLQMLRHSGSRVKDISGLTPTRQLKAIRARVGRMIEDQYRLFHEEILPWMEINGINPLAMEDLSTSQKLTLEQYFNNQIFPLLTPLDMDAPEAPALPSLKLLMGVELRDNETGEVRASVVALPDGLPRRVPVPSAETERYVMLEDLVRECIGTVFPGETVLSAAVFRVTRNGDIAVQEEDALDLADEMEEVLVARKFSECVRLEIESSAPAPLHDRIMQIVGAGKEETYDLKGPLMLSDFMEMAFAPGNDQLKVEQWSPQPSPSVDPAASIFENIANGDILLNHPYESFEPVLRLVEEAAEDPDVIAIKQVLYRTAKNSRIVAALKKAAESGKQVTALVELKARFDEARNLEKAEELQRSGVQVVYGVKGLKTHAKICLVVRREQGMLRRYCHFGTGNYNETTAKIYTDISYLTCDDQLGADASQFFNSVTGRTKLMRFRKLYPSPVLMKARLIELIEGEAERARQGEPARISAKMNSLQDVEIIDALYRAADAGVDIELNVRGICCLKTGPRPNGKVIRVVSIVDRYLEHARIFFFHHGGNHQLFIASADWMTRNLDKRVELMVPVTNGRLARRLKSVLDACFKDNVQACSILPDGTSEHIVRKKGQKAFRLQQYLTKEARRLAKDKERERQQMLEPHTPH; encoded by the coding sequence ATGTCGAACGAATACATCAACAGAGAGCTCTCCTGGCTGGAATTCAACCAGCGCGTGCTGGACCAGGCCGTGAGAACGGACCTCCCCCTGCTGGAACGCCTGAAGTTCCTGGCTATTACCGCCTCCAACCTGGACGAGTTTTTCATGGTGCGCGTGGGAGGCCTCCAAATGCTGCGGCATTCCGGCTCCCGCGTGAAGGATATTTCCGGGCTCACCCCCACCCGCCAGCTGAAAGCCATCCGCGCCCGCGTGGGCCGCATGATTGAGGACCAGTACCGCCTGTTTCATGAGGAAATCCTGCCGTGGATGGAAATCAACGGCATCAACCCCCTGGCGATGGAGGACCTCAGCACGTCCCAGAAGCTGACGCTGGAACAATATTTCAACAACCAGATATTCCCGCTGCTGACGCCGCTGGACATGGATGCTCCGGAAGCTCCCGCCCTCCCGTCCCTCAAGCTGCTGATGGGCGTGGAACTGCGGGACAATGAAACCGGTGAGGTCCGCGCCAGCGTGGTGGCCCTGCCGGACGGCCTGCCGCGGCGTGTGCCCGTTCCCTCCGCGGAAACGGAACGCTACGTGATGCTGGAAGACCTGGTCCGGGAATGCATAGGCACCGTTTTCCCCGGTGAGACCGTTCTCTCCGCGGCGGTATTCCGCGTTACGCGCAATGGAGACATTGCCGTGCAGGAGGAGGACGCCCTGGACCTGGCGGATGAAATGGAGGAAGTGCTGGTGGCCCGCAAATTTTCCGAATGCGTGAGACTGGAAATTGAATCCTCCGCTCCCGCCCCCCTTCATGACAGGATCATGCAGATCGTGGGCGCGGGGAAGGAGGAAACTTATGACCTCAAGGGCCCCCTGATGCTTTCCGACTTCATGGAAATGGCCTTTGCCCCCGGCAATGACCAGCTGAAGGTGGAGCAATGGTCCCCGCAGCCGTCCCCTTCCGTGGACCCTGCCGCCAGCATCTTTGAAAACATCGCCAACGGGGACATCCTGCTCAACCACCCCTATGAAAGCTTTGAGCCCGTCCTGCGCCTGGTGGAGGAAGCCGCGGAGGACCCGGATGTGATCGCCATCAAGCAGGTGCTGTACCGCACCGCCAAAAACTCCCGCATTGTGGCCGCCCTGAAAAAAGCGGCGGAAAGCGGCAAGCAGGTGACGGCGCTGGTGGAATTAAAGGCCCGGTTTGACGAAGCCCGCAATCTGGAAAAGGCGGAGGAGCTCCAGCGTTCCGGCGTGCAGGTGGTCTACGGCGTCAAAGGACTTAAAACCCACGCCAAGATATGCCTGGTGGTGCGCCGGGAGCAGGGCATGCTGCGGCGTTACTGCCACTTCGGCACGGGAAATTACAATGAAACCACCGCCAAGATTTACACGGATATCTCCTACCTTACCTGTGACGACCAGCTGGGGGCGGACGCCTCCCAGTTCTTCAACTCCGTGACGGGGCGCACCAAGCTCATGCGCTTCCGCAAGCTGTACCCCTCCCCGGTGCTGATGAAGGCGCGCCTCATTGAGCTCATTGAGGGGGAGGCGGAGCGCGCGAGGCAGGGGGAACCCGCCCGCATCTCCGCCAAGATGAACAGCCTTCAGGATGTGGAAATCATTGACGCCCTGTACAGGGCCGCGGATGCCGGGGTGGATATTGAACTGAATGTGCGCGGCATCTGCTGCCTGAAAACGGGCCCACGGCCCAACGGCAAGGTGATCCGCGTGGTCAGCATTGTGGACCGTTATCTGGAACATGCCCGCATTTTCTTCTTCCACCACGGCGGCAACCACCAGCTCTTCATCGCCAGCGCGGACTGGATGACCCGCAATCTGGACAAGAGGGTGGAGCTGATGGTGCCCGTCACCAACGGGAGGCTGGCGCGCCGCCTCAAGTCCGTCCTGGACGCCTGTTTCAAGGACAACGTGCAGGCGTGCAGCATCCTTCCGGACGGCACTTCCGAGCACATCGTGCGCAAAAAGGGCCAGAAAGCATTCCGTCTCCAGCAATACCTGACCAAGGAGGCGCGCCGACTGGCCAAGGACAAGGAGCGGGAACGCCAGCAGATGCTGGAGCCTCACACGCCGCACTAA